CAGATGACACGCATGCGGCTGCGACTTTTGTTCGGGACCACGCCGCGCAATGGCGCGTGGATCCACGGCGAATCGCATTGTGGGGCTGGTCCGCCGGAGCCCGAAATGTCCTGAATGCAGTGTTCGCCGAGGGATTTGACGCGGCTGCAGTCATTGCGCTTTCACCCTACGTTCACACTTTGGACCTAATGCACCACATCCCGTCTTTCCGAGATGCAGGTCCGCTGTTCCTTGCGAGCGCCGAACGTGACCTGCCCCACATCTCGGAGCAAATGCCAGTGCTGGTCTCTCACTTCGCACAGAGACTGCCTAAGGTGATTCATCTAAAAATACTTGAGAATGACCATTTTTATCCCGCTCAATCGACGGTGGTAGGACATCAGACAGAATTGCTAACGCTTGAGGATGCCATGACCGAATTTCTACTCTTGAATGTTTAGCCTAACTCAAGGCAGACTGTAAGGTAAGCGTCTTCTCAGTACCCTCTGTTTTTGCTGAGGGCTGATGTGCAGGATCGGTGGTCCATGTACGCTGCGATGGTGGTAGGCGCCGTCTCAGCCCCCCTCTTGACGCGGGATCGACGGAAGAACTACAGCAGGTCGCTCTCGCCGTCGTTGACCTCGTCAACGAACGTGTCGTTTGACCAAGCCAGGCCGATGGCCTTGTTCAAGCGTTTGAGCAGGACGTTGAGGCTCTCACCGTCGCGACGCACGAGCATGGCCAGGCAGTTGCTGCCATCGGCGGCCGTGGCGACGCACTCGTGCGGTGGCAGCGCACCGATCGTGATGTCGCCGCCGTCCTCGATCAGGGCCTTGATGTAGTTCGTCCGAGACATCGTCGCTCAGACCTTGATCGCGGCGAGCCGGTCGTTGATCTCGATGCTGTCGAAGGCCAACGGGTCCCAGGTATCGGCACCGATCCATTCGACCAGGTTGTCGTGCTCGGGATCGTCAGGGTTCGCCATGGCCCGCACGAACTCCGCATAGCCCGGTGCGCCTCCGCAATCCTCCGGCGGCGTTGCACAGGCACCGCCGGCACAGAACGGGAGCACGAACTGCGGCATCGGTGCGATCTTCTTCTCGACCTTGATGCGGTGGTCCCAGTAGTCCCCGAAGTCGTAGAC
This region of Acidovorax sp. GBBC 1281 genomic DNA includes:
- a CDS encoding alpha/beta hydrolase; protein product: MKLDVYEPVGDEETSSRAAVVLVFGGAFHRGSKEGDSFSQGASHNSSVTHYAERWAELGFVTFCIDYRLIPEDPDPGPTIVLTHQGNVGAQRMNAARISMGLDPATPEMLANGVEAGADDTHAAATFVRDHAAQWRVDPRRIALWGWSAGARNVLNAVFAEGFDAAAVIALSPYVHTLDLMHHIPSFRDAGPLFLASAERDLPHISEQMPVLVSHFAQRLPKVIHLKILENDHFYPAQSTVVGHQTELLTLEDAMTEFLLLNV